One Purpureocillium takamizusanense chromosome 1, complete sequence genomic window carries:
- a CDS encoding uncharacterized protein (EggNog:ENOG503P1EY), which yields MAPLILHNVPDDECYIGDDGVKRPYAMIFNQQDGAHTTTTRSRRNAPESGSFGKSTRRSRSRTGTPARGGPRENPTLAAADKLFGDWVSNQTSSSATQRKSSGGQQPSQQPQPGQDDDAASASASGPQRVIKSHPVEMILRGYRSATQQYAAIAHYEALAGAVLEDYPREPPPSQRRYKSELRDPAYTRRRVLSVEERSMVNRADGGEHWVKVTFESAEAASAATYASPQRVLGHLVHAEPYRGIPPARDEACPDVEGLESEHGRAQSMPAMATPRRKSTAGNGMPTMFNSRLLDLSPPDSRTSSQTMDTATMSPSHTSSATVTDNYVSYPNLAASTAAEPVQMDQDSVFCQRIPTARRARLLPAEQALLPQQSVMQRFAGAVPLFKWFSGSMIGNEVPRSETGEFDWGRASLYWKMIWWLDATFGLFGGDVCAVDKDE from the exons ATGGCTCCCCTTATCCTGCACAAcgtccccgacgacgagtgcTACattggcgacgatggcgtcaagCGCCCCTATGCCATGATTTTCAACCA GCAAGATGGTGCTCACACTACGACGACGCGATCGAGACGAAACGCTCCAGAGTCGGGCTCCTTCGGCAAGTCCAcgcgccgctcccgctcaAGAACTGGGACGCCCGCGCGCGGTGGCCCCCGGGAGAATCCAACCcttgcggccgccgacaagctcTTCGGTGACTGGGTCTCCAACCAgacatcctcctcggcgacccaGCGCAAGAGCAGTGGTGGTCAGCAACCatcccagcagccgcaacccggccaggatgacgacgccgcgtcCGCCTCAGCCTCGGGCCCTCAGCGCGTCATCAAGTCCCATCCAGTCGAGATGATCCTCCGCGGATACCGCTCCGCCACGCAACAATACGCCGCCATTGCGCACTATGAGGCActtgccggcgccgttcTCGAAGACTACCCGCGCGAGCCGCCTCCGTCTCAGCGTCGATACAAATCGGAGTTGCGTGATCCGGCTTACACACGCCGCAGGGTGCTTTCTGTCGAGGAGCGCTCCATGGTAaaccgcgccgacggcggcgagcactGGGTCAAGGTCACGTTCGAGAGCGCAGAAGCAGCCTCTGCGGCCACATACGCCAGTCCTCAGCGCGTCCTAGGACACCTCGTCCACGCAGAACCTTATCGCGGCATCCCTCCGGCACGGGACGAGGCTTGCCCTGATGTCGAAGGGCTGGAGTCTGAACATGGGCGGGCACAGAGCATGCCAGCGATGGCAACACCCCGTCGCAAGAGCACTGCCGGTAACGGCATGCCCACCATGTTCAACAGCCGCTTGCTCGATCTCTCCCCTCCCGACTCCCGCACCTCGAGCCAAACCATGGACACGGCCACCATGTCTCCCTCGCACACCTCCTCAGCCACCGTCACCGACAACTATGTCTCATACCCGAACCTCGCcgcgtccacggccgccgagcccgtccaGATGGACCAGGACAGCGTTTTCTGCCAGCGAATCCCTACCGCcagacgcgcgcgcctcctccccgccgagcaggctCTCCTGCCGCAGCAATCAGTCATGCAGCGCTTCGCGGGCGCCGTGCCTCTGTTCAAATGGTTCAGCGGCAGCATGATCGGCAACGAGGTACCGCGGTCCGAGACGGGCGAGTTTGACTGGGGTCGGGCGAGCCTCTACTGGAAGATGATATGGTGGCTCGACGCGACGTTTGGGCTATTCGGGGGCGACGTCTGCGCTGTGGACAAGGACGAGTAG
- a CDS encoding uncharacterized protein (EggNog:ENOG503PIB0), with translation MTDNTTRALPHIGETNVVLWNPGSPEVFAKARDATIFTRLATRHSSQELDVAVEATPGVDHSFCVCVNNVLFVFSASQDEHTEHCQAALRMLQACSLRLDLPSCVFKCATSVGAGVRLEQIGQHRVFMVINEGVPPRA, from the coding sequence ATGACCGACAACACGACAAGAGCTCTTCCTCACATTGGCGAGACCAACGTCGTCCTCTGGAACCCCGGCAGCCCTGAGGTATTCGCAAAAGCGCGCGACGCCACCATCTTCACACGCCTGGCGACGCGCCACTCGAGCCAGGAGCTCGATGTAGCAGTCGAAGCCACGCCAGGAGTCGACCACTCGTTCTGCGTGTGTGTCAACAAtgtcctcttcgtcttctcgGCGTCCCAGGACGAGCACACGGAGCATTGCCAGGCGGCCCTGCGGATGTTGCAGGCCTGCTCGTTGCGCCTCGATCTGCCTAGCTGCGTCTTCAAGTGCGCAACGAGCGTCGGCGCAGGCGTCCGACTGGAACAGATCGGGCAGCACAGGGTGTTCATGGTGATCAACGAAGGCGTCCCGCCGCGTGCGTGA